Below is a genomic region from Candidatus Methylomirabilota bacterium.
GCATGTCGCCGATCTCGTCGAGATAGAGCGTGCCGCCGTGGGCCAGCTCGAGCCGGCCGAGCTTGCGCTCCTTGGCGTCGGTGAAGGCGCCGCGCTCGTGGCCGAACATCTCCGTCTCGAGCAGCGTCCCCGGGATCGCCGCGCACGAGACGGCGACGAACGGGCGGCCCGCGCGCCGGCTGTAGTGGTGGATCGCCCGCGCGACCAGCTCCTTGCCCGTCCCCGACTCGCCGCGGAGGAGCACCGTCACGTCGCTCCCCGCGATGCGTCCGATGGTCTTGTAGACGTCCTGCATCCGCGGGTGGCGGCCGATGAGCGCGCCGAACTCCCACACCTCCAGGAGCCCGCTCTTGAGCCGCGTCACCTCCTGGGTGAGCCGCCGCGCCGCGAGCGCGCGCTCGGCGAGGAGCAGGACCTCGTCGAGGTCGAAGGGCTTGGCGAGGTAGTCGTAGGCGCCGCGCTGCATCGCCTGGATCGCGGTGTCCATCGTGCCGTGCGCGGTCATCACGACCACCGTCGCGTCGGCGCGCACCTCGCGCAGCCGCGCGAGCGCGGCGAGCCCGTCGACGCCCGGCATGCGCACATCCAGGAAGACGATGTCGAACGGCTCGGCCTCGAACGCCTTGATCGCGCTCATCCCGTCCTTGACGGCCGTGACCTCGTAGCCCGCCTGGCGCAGGCCCTTCTCGAGGACCCAGCGCAGGCTGTCCTCGTCGTCGGCGATCAGGATCCGCGCGCTGACCTGGTTCA
It encodes:
- a CDS encoding sigma-54 dependent transcriptional regulator; this encodes MLIADDEDSLRWVLEKGLRQAGYEVTAVKDGMSAIKAFEAEPFDIVFLDVRMPGVDGLAALARLREVRADATVVVMTAHGTMDTAIQAMQRGAYDYLAKPFDLDEVLLLAERALAARRLTQEVTRLKSGLLEVWEFGALIGRHPRMQDVYKTIGRIAGSDVTVLLRGESGTGKELVARAIHHYSRRAGRPFVAVSCAAIPGTLLETEMFGHERGAFTDAKERKLGRLELAHGGTLYLDEIGDMPVELQTKVLRALQERTIERVGGTDPIRVDVRVLAATNRDLETLMKEGQFREDLYYRLNVVTINLPPLRERRRDIPLLVEHFLAKHAAELGERGVAPEALDRLVGHDWPGNVRELENVAQRAMVMATSGVILPEHLPIGPVSAAASVAVDATLEEIIERKLMECVRGLREHASAHLYDLMIGLVEKPLLRAVLRETGGNQVRAAQILGINRNTLRKKLIEHGIDPDALEG